From Streptomyces griseorubiginosus, one genomic window encodes:
- a CDS encoding glutamate decarboxylase, whose amino-acid sequence MPMPHTDVMPAIEFDTLTTGPERDRPPADPLLPPVDELPAAMSEPEAVCRRVRDELMLDGNARLNLATFVTTWMEPQARELMAETAEKNLADRAEYPQITAMEERCVRMLARLWHAPRPELVRGCSTTGSSEAAMLGGLALKRRWQDRRRAQGRDTARPNLVMGSNVQVCWKKFANYFEVEPRYVPMEPGRYHLTPDTLTAHCDDDTIGVVTVLGSTFDGSYEPVADICLALDGYQAATGTDIPVHVDGASGAMVAPFLDPGLMWDFQLERVASINTSGHKYGHVFPGLGWALWRDAEALPDDLVFEVDYLGGSSPSFTLNFSRPGAHVVAQYYSFLRYGFEGLRDLAARSRTTARALAARIAAIDPYELVTDGSELPAFAFRVAPGTEGLTVFDVSRAMRARGWHLPAYTFPAPCQDVSVLRVVVRTGFTAELAGMFVADLTEITRRLHTDRLQ is encoded by the coding sequence ATGCCCATGCCGCACACCGACGTCATGCCCGCCATCGAGTTCGACACCCTGACCACCGGGCCCGAACGGGACCGACCCCCCGCCGACCCCCTCCTCCCGCCGGTCGACGAGCTGCCCGCGGCCATGTCGGAGCCCGAGGCGGTCTGCCGCCGGGTCCGGGACGAGCTGATGCTCGACGGCAACGCCCGGCTCAACCTCGCCACCTTCGTCACCACGTGGATGGAGCCGCAGGCACGGGAGTTGATGGCGGAGACGGCCGAGAAGAACCTCGCCGACCGCGCGGAGTACCCGCAGATCACGGCGATGGAGGAGCGCTGTGTGCGGATGCTCGCCCGGCTCTGGCACGCGCCGCGTCCGGAGCTGGTCCGCGGCTGCTCCACCACCGGTTCCAGCGAGGCCGCGATGCTCGGCGGGCTCGCGCTCAAGCGCCGCTGGCAGGACCGCCGCCGCGCCCAGGGCAGGGACACCGCGCGCCCGAACCTGGTGATGGGCTCGAACGTGCAGGTGTGCTGGAAGAAGTTCGCCAACTACTTCGAGGTGGAGCCGCGGTACGTCCCGATGGAGCCGGGCCGCTACCACCTCACGCCCGACACCCTCACCGCCCACTGCGACGACGACACCATCGGCGTGGTGACGGTCCTCGGCTCCACGTTCGACGGCTCCTACGAACCCGTCGCGGACATCTGCCTGGCCCTGGACGGCTACCAGGCGGCCACCGGTACGGACATCCCCGTGCACGTCGACGGCGCGTCCGGCGCGATGGTGGCCCCCTTCCTCGACCCGGGCCTGATGTGGGACTTCCAGCTGGAACGGGTGGCGTCCATCAACACCTCCGGCCACAAGTACGGGCACGTCTTCCCCGGTCTCGGCTGGGCCCTGTGGCGCGACGCCGAGGCCCTGCCCGACGACCTGGTCTTCGAGGTCGACTACCTCGGCGGCAGCTCCCCGAGCTTCACCCTGAACTTCTCGCGTCCGGGCGCGCACGTCGTCGCGCAGTACTACAGCTTCCTGCGGTACGGCTTCGAGGGGCTGCGCGACCTGGCGGCGCGGAGCCGTACGACGGCCCGGGCGCTCGCCGCCCGGATCGCGGCCATCGACCCGTACGAGCTGGTCACGGACGGTTCCGAACTCCCCGCGTTCGCCTTCCGGGTGGCGCCCGGCACCGAGGGCCTCACGGTGTTCGACGTGTCCCGGGCCATGCGCGCCCGGGGCTGGCACCTGCCCGCGTACACCTTCCCGGCGCCCTGCCAGGACGTCTCCGTGCTGCGTGTGGTCGTACGCACCGGATTCACCGCTGAACTCGCCGGCATGTTCGTCGCCGACCTGACGGAGATCACCAGGCGCCTGCACACCGACCGGCTTCAGTGA